From a single Streptomyces sp. NBC_01264 genomic region:
- a CDS encoding lipase family protein — protein sequence MRRRLSAIAAAGVAAILALGGGTTATATGTATGATNPDGGKGGKGLCAPGVPVGPEGEKFYDPPSPLPEGEHGDLIWARRVDAPDGARACRILYLSTLQTGTRVAVSGIVAWPDAPAPRSGRNVVAWAHGTVGGPRQCAPSAVPNPATDLVGYYTYDSPWGIDVGVPALTQFLDSGDVVVGTDYQGLGTPGVHQYTVAVTETNNVLDSVRAARQIRDAHANSKAAVLGWSQGGGAAAFIAQNYKAYTPETDLVGIAALAPAANLGPDFRGLVRSGPTSPTAPSHNAALRVNVYRGFLAAYPSLKAEDVLKPAGLEALRGDGVMCIEHLADVIQENVGNAGQLDTLFQPLTVVPEVWHERFHENTPGYVTSVAPILVMQGTADTVINPYSTDEYVKRACRFGKPVEYTKYQGATHQTIPNVAEPEYLSWIADRFAGRPAPSNCA from the coding sequence ATGAGACGACGGCTTTCCGCGATCGCCGCGGCCGGTGTGGCCGCGATCCTCGCGCTGGGCGGCGGGACGACCGCGACCGCGACCGGGACCGCTACCGGGGCCACGAACCCGGACGGCGGCAAGGGCGGCAAGGGGCTGTGCGCGCCGGGCGTTCCGGTCGGGCCGGAGGGCGAGAAGTTCTACGACCCGCCGTCGCCGCTGCCCGAGGGGGAGCACGGTGACCTGATCTGGGCCCGCCGCGTCGACGCCCCCGACGGTGCCCGCGCCTGCCGGATCCTGTACCTCTCAACCCTGCAGACCGGCACCCGCGTCGCCGTCTCGGGCATCGTGGCCTGGCCCGACGCCCCCGCGCCGCGCAGCGGACGCAACGTGGTGGCCTGGGCGCACGGGACCGTGGGCGGCCCGCGCCAGTGCGCGCCCTCCGCGGTGCCGAACCCGGCGACCGACCTCGTCGGCTACTACACCTACGACAGCCCGTGGGGCATCGACGTCGGCGTGCCGGCGCTGACGCAGTTCCTCGATTCGGGCGACGTCGTGGTCGGTACGGACTACCAGGGTCTCGGCACCCCGGGCGTGCACCAGTACACGGTCGCCGTCACGGAGACGAACAACGTCCTGGACTCGGTCCGCGCGGCCCGCCAGATCCGCGACGCCCACGCGAACAGCAAGGCGGCCGTCCTGGGCTGGTCGCAGGGTGGCGGCGCGGCGGCGTTCATCGCCCAGAACTACAAGGCGTACACCCCGGAGACCGACCTGGTCGGCATCGCGGCGCTGGCGCCGGCCGCCAACCTGGGCCCGGACTTCCGCGGCCTGGTGCGGTCCGGCCCGACGTCCCCGACCGCGCCCTCCCACAACGCGGCGCTGCGCGTCAACGTCTACCGGGGCTTCCTCGCGGCCTACCCCTCGCTGAAGGCCGAGGACGTGCTGAAGCCGGCCGGGCTGGAGGCGCTGCGCGGTGACGGGGTGATGTGCATCGAGCACCTCGCCGACGTGATCCAGGAGAACGTGGGCAACGCGGGGCAGCTGGACACGCTGTTCCAGCCGCTGACGGTGGTGCCGGAGGTCTGGCACGAGCGCTTCCACGAGAACACCCCGGGCTACGTGACCTCGGTGGCGCCGATCCTGGTGATGCAGGGCACGGCCGACACGGTCATCAACCCGTACTCCACCGACGAGTACGTGAAGCGGGCCTGCCGCTTCGGCAAGCCGGTCGAGTACACGAAGTACCAGGGGGCGACGCACCAGACGATCCCCAACGTCGCGGAGCCGGAGTACCTGAGCTGGATCGCGGACCGCT
- a CDS encoding GNAT family N-acetyltransferase: MTDSTPPATPPAIPPVVPPVIPPVVPPGRLASLAQPSYDLLCGLRLRPWEPYDTPALVAAYADPDIRHWNRPDLLTEEQAVTRIARWRERWHAERAAVWALAPADGGCAVGLIGLADIDLRGGSGEFMYWLLPAGRGAGATTEGLTVLTRWAFGELGLHRLRITHSTANPASCQVALKSGYPLEGTMRGALLHADGWHDEHLHARLSTD, from the coding sequence ATGACCGACTCGACACCGCCCGCGACGCCGCCCGCGATCCCACCCGTGGTCCCACCCGTGATCCCGCCCGTGGTCCCGCCCGGCCGGCTGGCCTCCCTCGCCCAGCCCTCGTACGACCTCCTCTGCGGGCTGCGCCTGCGCCCCTGGGAGCCCTACGACACCCCCGCGCTCGTGGCCGCGTACGCCGATCCGGACATCCGGCACTGGAACCGCCCGGACCTCCTCACCGAGGAGCAGGCCGTCACCCGCATCGCCCGCTGGCGCGAGCGCTGGCACGCCGAACGCGCGGCGGTCTGGGCCCTGGCGCCTGCGGACGGCGGCTGCGCCGTCGGCCTGATCGGCCTCGCCGACATCGACCTGCGCGGCGGCAGCGGGGAGTTCATGTACTGGCTCCTCCCCGCCGGCCGCGGCGCCGGGGCCACCACCGAAGGCCTGACCGTCCTGACCCGCTGGGCCTTCGGGGAACTCGGCCTGCACCGCTTGCGCATCACCCACTCCACGGCCAACCCGGCCTCCTGCCAGGTCGCCCTGAAATCCGGCTACCCCCTGGAGGGCACCATGCGCGGCGCCCTCCTCCACGCGGACGGCTGGCACGACGAACACCTCCACGCCCGCCTGAGCACGGACTGA
- a CDS encoding CopG family transcriptional regulator, translating into MSDATQKYSISMPRDIAEAARARSGPSGLSAYVTAAVARQIERDNLAELIAVAEAEHGPITAEEIDATREEFRRTHGGQSESDTEQKDVA; encoded by the coding sequence ATGAGTGATGCCACCCAGAAGTACTCCATCTCGATGCCCCGCGACATCGCCGAGGCCGCTCGCGCCCGCAGCGGCCCCTCCGGCCTCTCCGCCTACGTCACCGCCGCCGTGGCCCGCCAGATCGAACGGGACAACCTGGCAGAGCTCATCGCCGTGGCGGAGGCGGAGCACGGACCGATCACCGCGGAGGAGATCGACGCGACCCGGGAAGAATTCCGCCGCACCCACGGAGGGCAGTCCGAAAGCGACACCGAGCAGAAGGACGTGGCATGA
- a CDS encoding PIN domain-containing protein, with protein sequence MTPKPTKPGGTLVLDSEGLAKAVLRDRTITRWLALALADDMRVITSTATLVEVIHPKINMPALMWALSRVVVEPVTEEIAHAATTLLHEAGLHGHKYAIDAMLAATALAAPGPVTVLTSDPEDLTALCGTRLAAVKV encoded by the coding sequence ATGACGCCGAAGCCGACCAAGCCCGGGGGCACCCTCGTGCTGGACAGCGAGGGACTCGCAAAGGCCGTGCTGCGGGACCGCACGATCACCCGCTGGCTCGCCCTCGCCCTCGCGGACGACATGCGCGTCATCACCAGCACCGCCACCCTCGTCGAGGTGATCCACCCGAAGATCAACATGCCGGCCCTCATGTGGGCGCTCTCCCGGGTGGTGGTCGAACCCGTCACGGAGGAGATCGCCCACGCCGCCACCACCCTGCTCCACGAGGCCGGCCTGCACGGGCACAAGTACGCCATCGACGCGATGCTGGCCGCCACCGCACTCGCGGCGCCGGGCCCGGTCACCGTCCTCACCTCCGACCCCGAGGACCTCACCGCGCTCTGCGGCACGCGCCTCGCTGCCGTGAAGGTCTAG
- a CDS encoding GYD domain-containing protein — protein MPLYLSRFSYTPETWARLTAHPEDRSQAARSYIESVGGKLHGFWYAFGTHDGYNLWEAPDDVSMAAVALAISGGGALSSFETTVLLSVDDTLAALRKAERIRYRPPGASETP, from the coding sequence ATGCCGCTGTACCTGTCGAGGTTCAGCTACACACCGGAGACCTGGGCGAGGCTGACGGCCCACCCCGAGGACCGCTCACAGGCGGCCAGGTCGTACATCGAGTCCGTCGGCGGGAAGCTGCACGGCTTCTGGTACGCCTTCGGCACGCACGACGGCTACAACCTCTGGGAGGCCCCGGACGACGTGTCCATGGCGGCGGTGGCCCTGGCGATCAGCGGGGGCGGCGCGCTCAGCTCGTTCGAGACGACCGTCCTCCTGAGCGTCGACGACACGCTGGCCGCCCTGCGCAAGGCCGAACGGATCCGGTACCGGCCCCCGGGCGCGTCCGAGACGCCGTGA
- a CDS encoding PLP-dependent aminotransferase family protein translates to MKISAHAVGRMVGTWQEGPGPAHQRLSDRLRLLILDGRLCLGAALPGERDLATALGTSRATVGAAYRTLVDHGYLETRERARATVRLPHEEAPAERRRAGTDAEAEAVDLSFAAPPAPPEVLHAAFAAALEWLPLHFERHGYDRYGTAELREAVAGWYGRRGLPTSPDHVMITSGAQHAIGLLARTLLSPRDKVVIDHPTYPHAIRSFAEARARLLPVAVGPSGWDVPQLLAAARSAQVAYLIPDFHNPTGMYMPADVRRSLRPACPTIIDETLADLGLDGDGGREAEPFAATHPAAISIGSVSKSIWGGLRIGWIRAVPALLERVARARPATDLGTPVVEQLATAVLLNGGQTRRPEALHQLRAQQDALLGALAEHLPEVHAPRAAGGVTLWARFPEPVASRLAAIAPDHGVTIAAGPRFGVGGAFERHVRLPYTLPAPRLTEAVRRLAAAHRALTAGATGVHTPAPVA, encoded by the coding sequence ATGAAGATCAGCGCGCACGCCGTCGGGCGCATGGTCGGGACCTGGCAGGAGGGGCCCGGGCCGGCGCACCAGCGGCTCTCCGACCGGCTGCGGCTGCTGATCCTGGACGGGCGGCTCTGCCTGGGGGCGGCGCTGCCGGGCGAACGGGACCTGGCCACCGCGCTCGGTACGAGCAGGGCCACGGTCGGAGCCGCGTACCGCACGCTGGTGGACCACGGCTACCTGGAGACGCGGGAGCGTGCGAGGGCGACCGTACGGCTCCCGCACGAGGAGGCGCCCGCCGAGCGGCGCAGGGCCGGTACGGACGCGGAGGCGGAGGCCGTCGACCTCTCCTTCGCCGCGCCGCCCGCGCCCCCGGAGGTCCTGCACGCCGCTTTCGCGGCGGCCCTGGAGTGGCTGCCGCTCCACTTCGAGCGGCACGGGTACGACCGGTACGGCACCGCGGAGCTGCGCGAGGCGGTCGCGGGCTGGTACGGGCGCAGGGGGCTGCCCACCTCGCCCGATCACGTCATGATCACCAGCGGTGCGCAGCACGCGATCGGCCTGCTGGCGCGCACGCTGCTGTCGCCGCGCGACAAGGTGGTGATCGACCACCCCACCTATCCGCACGCGATCCGCTCGTTCGCCGAGGCGCGCGCCCGGCTCCTGCCGGTGGCGGTGGGGCCGTCGGGCTGGGACGTGCCGCAGCTCCTCGCGGCGGCGCGGTCCGCGCAAGTGGCGTACCTGATCCCGGATTTCCACAACCCGACGGGGATGTACATGCCCGCGGACGTACGCCGGAGCCTGCGGCCGGCCTGCCCCACGATCATCGACGAGACCCTGGCCGACCTGGGGCTGGACGGGGACGGGGGCCGGGAGGCGGAGCCCTTCGCCGCGACGCACCCCGCCGCCATCAGCATCGGCTCGGTGTCCAAGAGCATCTGGGGCGGCCTGCGCATCGGCTGGATCCGCGCCGTCCCCGCGCTGCTGGAGCGCGTCGCGCGGGCCCGCCCGGCGACGGATCTCGGTACCCCGGTGGTGGAACAGCTGGCCACGGCCGTGCTCCTGAACGGCGGTCAGACGCGGCGCCCCGAGGCGCTGCACCAACTGCGGGCGCAGCAGGACGCCTTGCTGGGGGCGCTGGCCGAGCATCTGCCGGAGGTCCACGCGCCGCGGGCGGCCGGCGGTGTGACGCTGTGGGCGCGGTTCCCGGAGCCGGTCGCCTCGCGGCTGGCGGCGATCGCGCCGGACCACGGGGTGACGATCGCGGCGGGTCCGCGGTTCGGGGTCGGCGGTGCGTTCGAGCGCCACGTCCGCCTGCCGTACACGCTCCCGGCCCCCCGCCTCACGGAGGCCGTCCGCCGCCTGGCCGCCGCCCATCGGGCCCTCACGGCGGGCGCCACCGGGGTCCACACCCCGGCGCCGGTGGCCTGA
- a CDS encoding YczE/YyaS/YitT family protein: MPQPRPAPTATHPPRMNALTQLRAGRTARRVPQLLLGLAGYGAAVMMLVESGLGTASWSVLTDGAAKSLGISFGWATNLISLLVLLAWIPLRELPGLGTVLNVAIVGFAADATAAVLPTPEGTPAALAYLTLGLVALGFFDALYLGAQYGSGPRDGIMTGLVRITRLPVATVRTGIEVSVAGLGWLLGGTLGLGTVLVALGTGPLVGWFLPRLTVRLGDPSGVGPLVQDGGQP; encoded by the coding sequence ATGCCCCAGCCCCGGCCCGCTCCCACCGCCACCCACCCGCCCCGCATGAACGCCCTCACCCAGCTCCGGGCGGGCCGCACCGCCCGCCGCGTCCCCCAACTCCTGCTCGGCCTGGCGGGCTACGGGGCCGCCGTCATGATGCTCGTCGAGTCCGGCCTCGGCACGGCGAGCTGGAGCGTGCTCACCGACGGCGCGGCGAAGAGCCTCGGCATCTCCTTCGGCTGGGCCACCAACCTGATCTCGCTCCTGGTGCTCCTCGCCTGGATCCCGCTGCGCGAGCTCCCCGGACTCGGCACCGTCCTCAACGTCGCGATCGTGGGCTTCGCCGCCGACGCGACCGCCGCCGTACTCCCCACCCCCGAGGGGACGCCCGCCGCGCTCGCGTACCTGACCCTCGGCCTGGTCGCCCTCGGCTTCTTCGACGCGCTCTACCTCGGCGCGCAGTACGGCTCGGGCCCGCGCGACGGCATCATGACCGGACTGGTCCGGATCACCCGGCTGCCCGTCGCGACCGTGCGCACCGGCATCGAGGTGTCCGTGGCCGGCCTCGGCTGGCTGCTCGGCGGCACCCTCGGCCTCGGCACCGTGCTCGTCGCCCTGGGCACGGGCCCGCTGGTCGGCTGGTTCCTGCCGCGACTGACGGTCCGCCTCGGCGATCCCTCAGGGGTGGGCCCGCTCGTGCAGGACGGCGGCCAGCCGTAG
- a CDS encoding helix-turn-helix domain-containing protein produces the protein MLGSELRVARKRAGLSQDKLGEPLFVSGSFIGQLEAGTRRMTPELAREIDKTLGTGDFFTRNCEAVTKFKYPDHFTEAAEAEGLAKAIREYAPLLIPGLLQKEAYARAVFRAYQPTATEAAIDELVDARLARAALLAEPTTPLLWCVLDEAVLRRVVGSRSVMVEALRHLADLIRSHRIILQVLPFSAGAHAALEGSLKLMAFSDAPPLAYVQGIETGLLLDDPADVARHSLTYDLLTANALSPDKSLALIESVAEDYSHDEQA, from the coding sequence ATGCTCGGCTCCGAACTGCGCGTCGCCCGCAAAAGGGCCGGCCTCAGCCAGGACAAACTCGGCGAGCCCCTCTTCGTCAGCGGCTCCTTCATCGGCCAACTCGAAGCGGGTACGCGGCGGATGACACCGGAGCTCGCCCGGGAGATAGACAAGACCCTCGGCACGGGCGACTTCTTCACCCGCAATTGCGAGGCCGTCACGAAGTTCAAGTACCCCGACCACTTCACGGAGGCCGCCGAGGCCGAGGGCCTCGCGAAGGCCATCCGGGAGTACGCGCCCCTGCTGATCCCGGGCCTGCTCCAGAAGGAGGCGTACGCCCGAGCCGTCTTCCGCGCCTACCAGCCGACGGCGACGGAGGCGGCCATCGACGAACTCGTCGATGCCAGGCTGGCCCGTGCAGCCCTGCTTGCAGAGCCAACAACCCCGTTGTTGTGGTGCGTGCTCGACGAGGCGGTACTGCGTCGAGTCGTCGGCAGCCGGTCCGTGATGGTCGAGGCGCTGCGGCATCTCGCGGACCTGATCCGGTCCCACCGGATCATCCTTCAGGTGCTGCCATTCAGCGCGGGTGCGCACGCAGCCTTGGAGGGGTCCCTCAAGCTGATGGCCTTCTCAGATGCTCCCCCACTCGCGTACGTCCAAGGCATCGAAACAGGGCTGTTGTTGGACGATCCGGCCGACGTCGCACGGCATTCACTGACCTACGATCTACTGACGGCCAACGCGCTCTCACCAGACAAGTCGCTGGCCTTGATCGAGTCCGTGGCGGAGGATTACTCACATGACGAGCAGGCCTGA
- a CDS encoding DUF397 domain-containing protein, whose product MTSRPEYDISTATWHKSSYSGGSGGDCLEMATWRKSTYSDGTGGDCLEVADGHPDLVPVRDSKVPDGPHLTFGAPAWSAFVAGLG is encoded by the coding sequence ATGACGAGCAGGCCTGAGTACGACATCTCGACTGCCACGTGGCACAAGTCCAGCTACAGCGGCGGAAGCGGCGGCGACTGCCTGGAAATGGCCACCTGGCGCAAGTCCACCTACAGCGACGGCACGGGCGGCGACTGCCTCGAAGTCGCCGACGGTCACCCCGACCTCGTCCCCGTCCGTGACTCCAAGGTCCCCGACGGCCCCCACCTCACCTTCGGCGCCCCCGCCTGGTCCGCCTTCGTCGCCGGCCTCGGCTAG
- a CDS encoding protein kinase domain-containing protein, giving the protein MPETSWPDSRRIGPYLLLKRLGGGGMGDVYLGRSRGGRLVAVKVVRPHLANAPEFRRRFAVEVAAARQVGGFYTAMVVDADVTTDVPWLATAYVPGPSLQEAVDTHGPLPAGAVTALGAGLAEGLTAIHSHGLIHRDLKPGNVILAEDGPRIIDFGIARALDAATRLTAHGVIGTPAFMSPEQATDGEVGPPSDVFGLAGLLVHAVTGRTPFGGVGTFSVLHRIVHEEPDLTGVPPELARLLLPCLHKDPAQRPAAAKLLEWFAAAAESYAPTARQNPDQIATMIVERGALAATWVMEEPGGGPVPADERLRGALLGEIADAMGTLYARRASADRTVPVVLPSLPGEMAGADRVTVTRWHKRPGETVARGETLFSVTDGRLRAVVVSPAAGELREAGPAAGETVRVGDLVGVVRRPKAARPAAKSAKAPAKPKPRVGPMPTSMPGLGMPPRPALRFEPTPTPKPKNNNALSYLGVGAVLLFLFLYFLYSTVYSQDIFEAEVGDCVRIEGGGKGSAYVEPCEYQLPWGTEYKVMSVNGSSCLGGPVRSWTTDDKKKSITLCLQELNSLTGEPLT; this is encoded by the coding sequence ATGCCCGAGACATCATGGCCGGACTCCCGCCGGATAGGCCCGTACCTCCTGCTGAAACGACTGGGCGGCGGGGGCATGGGGGACGTGTACCTGGGGCGCTCGCGGGGCGGGCGGCTGGTCGCCGTCAAGGTCGTACGGCCGCATCTGGCAAACGCTCCGGAGTTCCGGCGCCGGTTCGCCGTCGAGGTGGCGGCAGCGCGGCAGGTCGGCGGCTTCTACACGGCGATGGTGGTCGATGCCGATGTGACGACCGACGTGCCGTGGCTGGCGACGGCGTACGTGCCCGGACCGTCCTTACAAGAGGCGGTGGACACCCACGGGCCGTTGCCGGCCGGAGCGGTGACCGCGCTCGGCGCCGGACTCGCCGAGGGGCTCACCGCGATCCACTCCCACGGCCTGATCCACCGCGACCTCAAGCCCGGAAACGTCATCCTCGCCGAGGACGGCCCCCGCATCATCGACTTCGGCATCGCCCGCGCCCTGGACGCCGCCACCCGCCTCACCGCGCACGGGGTGATCGGCACCCCCGCCTTCATGTCGCCGGAACAGGCCACCGACGGAGAAGTCGGCCCACCGTCCGATGTGTTCGGCCTGGCCGGCCTCCTGGTGCACGCCGTCACCGGACGCACCCCGTTCGGAGGCGTCGGAACGTTCTCGGTCCTGCACCGCATCGTTCACGAGGAACCCGACCTGACCGGCGTCCCGCCCGAGCTCGCCCGCCTGCTCCTGCCGTGCCTCCACAAAGACCCGGCGCAACGACCCGCGGCCGCAAAGCTGTTGGAGTGGTTCGCGGCGGCGGCGGAGTCGTACGCGCCCACCGCGCGCCAGAACCCCGACCAGATCGCCACGATGATCGTGGAACGGGGTGCGCTGGCCGCGACCTGGGTCATGGAAGAGCCGGGCGGAGGCCCGGTCCCGGCGGACGAGCGCCTGCGCGGGGCGCTGCTGGGGGAGATCGCCGACGCGATGGGCACCCTGTACGCGAGGAGAGCGAGCGCGGACCGGACCGTTCCGGTGGTTCTGCCGTCACTGCCCGGGGAAATGGCGGGGGCGGACCGGGTGACGGTGACCCGCTGGCACAAACGGCCCGGAGAGACGGTCGCGAGGGGAGAGACGCTCTTCTCGGTGACCGACGGGCGGCTGCGCGCGGTGGTCGTCTCCCCGGCAGCGGGCGAACTCCGGGAGGCCGGCCCGGCGGCCGGAGAGACCGTACGGGTCGGCGACCTGGTGGGGGTGGTGAGACGACCGAAGGCTGCCAGGCCCGCCGCCAAGAGCGCGAAGGCACCGGCGAAGCCCAAGCCAAGGGTGGGACCGATGCCGACCTCCATGCCCGGGCTGGGAATGCCCCCGAGGCCGGCCTTGAGGTTTGAGCCGACGCCGACCCCGAAGCCGAAGAACAACAACGCGTTGTCGTACCTCGGCGTCGGGGCCGTTCTCCTCTTCCTGTTCCTCTACTTCCTCTACTCGACGGTCTACTCGCAGGACATCTTCGAGGCCGAGGTGGGCGACTGCGTCCGTATCGAGGGCGGCGGAAAGGGCAGTGCGTACGTGGAACCCTGCGAATACCAACTCCCGTGGGGCACCGAGTACAAGGTCATGTCGGTCAACGGGAGCAGCTGCCTTGGCGGCCCGGTGCGGTCCTGGACAACCGACGACAAGAAGAAGTCGATCACGCTGTGCCTCCAGGAGCTCAACAGCTTGACCGGCGAGCCCCTCACCTGA
- a CDS encoding GHMP kinase, producing MIPRAAAATTTPGTITGTGQAPCHHGEILQGVFLDAAGRRCAGLVTLPMAGPGSSAAFVRRPGAGPGALTVVPADRTKAARAAALTAAECARRTGQPPCGGELRLSGEIPVGLGMGSSSSDVIAAVRAVADSYGLRLDPPTVAALAVRAEHACDPLMLGGRPVLFAQREGRVLEVLGPALPPLVVVGCALGGGAPVDTLSLPAADVGRSDVRAYERLRALLRRAVATGSAELLGAVATASARRGQRVLGHPEFDALTALARRVGAVGVQIAHSGAVAGVLFDPTAPGLRRRVRGCLHALDAHGIPATRTFTTGTTPAHAKEIPHHGPAHRGVDRPAGPGTPRRPARLPAL from the coding sequence GTGATTCCCCGTGCCGCCGCAGCCACCACCACCCCCGGCACCATCACCGGCACCGGGCAGGCCCCCTGCCACCACGGCGAGATCCTCCAGGGCGTCTTCCTCGACGCCGCCGGGCGCCGGTGCGCCGGACTGGTCACGCTCCCCATGGCGGGCCCCGGCAGCAGCGCCGCCTTCGTCCGCCGTCCCGGCGCGGGTCCCGGGGCGCTGACCGTCGTACCCGCCGACCGCACGAAGGCGGCGCGGGCCGCGGCCCTCACGGCCGCGGAGTGCGCGCGGCGGACCGGTCAGCCGCCCTGCGGCGGGGAGTTGAGGCTCAGCGGCGAGATACCGGTGGGCCTGGGCATGGGCAGCTCCAGCAGCGACGTGATCGCAGCCGTGCGCGCGGTCGCGGACTCGTACGGACTGCGGCTCGACCCCCCGACGGTCGCCGCGCTCGCCGTACGCGCCGAGCACGCCTGCGATCCGCTGATGCTGGGCGGCCGCCCGGTGCTGTTCGCCCAGCGGGAGGGCCGGGTCCTGGAGGTGCTCGGCCCGGCCCTGCCGCCGCTGGTCGTGGTGGGCTGCGCCCTCGGCGGGGGCGCCCCCGTCGACACCCTGTCCCTGCCGGCGGCCGACGTCGGCCGGAGCGACGTACGGGCCTACGAGCGGCTGCGCGCCCTGCTGCGCCGGGCCGTGGCCACCGGCAGCGCGGAGCTGCTCGGCGCGGTCGCCACCGCCAGCGCCCGGCGCGGCCAACGGGTGCTCGGCCACCCGGAGTTCGACGCGCTGACCGCCCTCGCCCGCCGGGTCGGGGCGGTCGGCGTGCAGATCGCGCACAGCGGCGCGGTGGCGGGCGTGCTCTTCGACCCGACCGCCCCGGGGCTGCGCCGCCGCGTCCGCGGCTGCCTGCACGCCCTGGACGCCCACGGCATCCCCGCCACCCGCACCTTCACGACCGGCACCACCCCTGCGCATGCCAAGGAGATCCCCCACCATGGACCAGCACATCGCGGAGTCGATCGGCCGGCCGGACCTGGTACGCCTCGACGACCGGCTCGTCTGCCTGCGCTTTGA
- a CDS encoding pyridoxal-phosphate dependent enzyme: MDQHIAESIGRPDLVRLDDRLVCLRFETMKVVSALAAVRHLLDTGVVRRGDTLLDSSSGIYAYALALTCHRYGLRCHIVGSATVDHTLRTQLAVLGATLEQMEPCSDLELDQKRRVERIHEILAEHPEYHWMRQYHDEVHYLGYRAIADRIREATGTADGLTVVGGVGSGASTGALTRYLREDAADASDVELVGVQPYGSVTFGSEHVTDTEMIIAGIGSSILFGNVAHALYDTLHWVSFDAALAGSVDLLRRHAVFAGLSTGAAYLAARHERERSPHRTVLFIAPDTGHRYVDTVYARHREAAPIADLAPREVTDRSELALPWSRMRWNRAAV, encoded by the coding sequence ATGGACCAGCACATCGCGGAGTCGATCGGCCGGCCGGACCTGGTACGCCTCGACGACCGGCTCGTCTGCCTGCGCTTTGAAACGATGAAGGTGGTCTCCGCCCTCGCGGCGGTGCGCCACCTGCTCGACACCGGAGTCGTGCGCCGCGGGGACACCCTGCTGGACAGCTCCAGCGGGATCTACGCGTACGCCCTGGCCCTGACCTGTCACCGCTACGGCCTGCGCTGCCACATCGTCGGCTCGGCCACGGTGGACCACACGCTGCGCACCCAACTGGCCGTCCTCGGGGCGACGCTGGAGCAGATGGAGCCGTGCAGCGACCTCGAACTCGACCAGAAGCGGCGCGTCGAGCGGATCCACGAGATCCTCGCCGAACACCCCGAGTACCACTGGATGCGCCAGTACCACGACGAGGTCCACTACCTCGGCTACCGCGCGATCGCCGACCGGATCCGCGAGGCCACCGGCACGGCGGACGGGCTCACCGTCGTCGGCGGGGTCGGCTCGGGCGCCTCCACCGGCGCCCTCACCCGCTACCTCCGCGAGGACGCCGCCGACGCTTCGGATGTCGAACTCGTCGGCGTCCAGCCGTACGGCAGCGTCACCTTCGGCTCCGAACACGTCACCGACACCGAGATGATCATCGCCGGGATCGGCAGCTCCATCCTCTTCGGGAACGTCGCCCACGCGCTGTACGACACCCTGCACTGGGTCTCCTTCGACGCCGCCCTCGCCGGCAGCGTCGACCTGCTGCGCCGGCACGCGGTCTTCGCCGGTCTGTCGACCGGCGCCGCGTACCTCGCCGCACGCCACGAACGCGAGCGCTCACCCCACCGCACGGTCCTCTTCATCGCCCCCGACACCGGCCACCGCTACGTGGACACCGTCTACGCGAGGCACCGCGAGGCCGCCCCGATCGCGGACCTCGCCCCGCGCGAGGTGACGGACCGGAGCGAGCTGGCCCTGCCGTGGTCGCGGATGCGCTGGAACCGGGCGGCGGTGTGA